Within the uncultured Draconibacterium sp. genome, the region ATCGTGAAATTCAAATAAATGTAGATGGATCTATTTCATACTGTCCCTTTAGCATCTGGGGATTAGAAAAAGTATCCGAATCCGATTCGGATGAAACTATTCTTCAAAAAATAAATCGTCACCTGGATAAATGGGATACTTTAACATCAAAATCACCTGCATTTTGTCCTTTGCAATCGAATACCGCTGAATACATAAATTTTTTCGAAAAGAATGGAAATCAACACTCCCCTTCGACTGGAATTCTAAATAAAACATCAAATACATTCAAGAGTTATTGCGCGGCAGCTAAAAAGGCAAAAATGCTTGGAGAACAAAAATGACTTATCGTAAAGAAATAATAAATAGAATAACGCCATAGGTTTTGTAAATTGCCATGCAGTATTGGTGCAGATTGTCGCCTCGGATTCCCTCCTGATTGTTTCAGTCTGTGCAGGACGGGCAATCATCCGCAATCCGCAACGACAACATATAATTTGCCGTTTAATCGCTCATGAAAACAGTTTTGGTTTTGACAGATTTTTGTTTTTTAAGAGAGAACCAGAATTTTGACCAAAACGTTCATTTTTAAGTTTGACAAAACCTGCAATTGGAAACGTATTCATGGACAGAATTTTAAAACTTGCTGACACGTCGTCATTGAATCAGGAGAAAAAATTTTAAGTCATTATAAAAACAGAAAATATATGAGCTTACTAAAATATTCGAACACCGAAGAAAAGACAATTCATGTAGATTCGGATTTATATATTGATTCTTTCAAGAAAAAAATTCAAGAAACATTAAGAAACTTTGAAGCCCAATCAGAAATTCAAAACGATACGATAAAATTCAAAAGAATTGTGAGAAATACAACACATTCCGGACAGAATAAAATTGAAGCGATGAAAATAGTAAGAGAAGGATTAATTAGGATTGAAAGAATTGATTCAACGAAAATTAGAATATTCTGGGAAGCTAAGTTGGATTCATTATTGTTTTTATCCATCTCAATTGGACTGGTAATCGGGTTAATTGCCGGATTTGCCAGTTCAATGATAATAATCTCAATAATTATTGGATTACTATTTTCGACAATAACATATTTTATTGGGTGTTCGATAGTAAAATCAAAAGTTGATGAAATTGTAGCAACATCAATTTTACCAGAAACTGAAAACCAAGCCGATTGATTTACACACCAGGATTAATGAATGGATAAAAGAACATGATATTTTTAAGGAAACAGTCGGAATAAATGACGTAAATATTTTAATAGAAACTGCAAGAGAATTACCTTTAGATATTGAATATTAATACAACCTCAAAAAAAGGATAGAAATGGAAAAAGCAATATTAATTTGTCAAAGTTGCGGAATGCCAATGAAAAATGACCCAAATAGAGGTGGTACAAATGCAGACAAAAGTTTAAGCGAAAAATATTGTAGTTTTTGTTTTCAAAATGGAAAATTCGTTGATGAAGGTATCACGCTTAAAGAAAAAATTGAAAAAAATATAAAAATTGCAGTTGAAAGATTGAGAATACCTGAAAATAAAGCAAGAGAAATGGCTGAAGGTATATTACCAAAATTAGAGAGATGGAAATAACACCAGCTGCCAATGTGTATAGTGCATGTGGGGTTCTGCAGTTTACGAACTTTTGTAGCTCGTAAAAAAAGTTGGTGCAACTTGATAAGTTTTGATCTCGTATCCCGCACGACACCATACACTCACTGTCAAAACCAATAATCCCGATGAATTTTTACAACCCGGCGAAGAATTTTGTGCCGTTAGATTTAATAACCTGGAATTGAATATGAAGAACCTAAACCGGGATCTGTTGGAATCGCAACTCATAAAAATTGATACGGTTAGCGATAAAAAATTTGAGAACGGAATCTTCATGCAACTTTACCTGTTAAAATACAAAGACAAACAAAATGAATAGAAAAAGCATCTCACTTCTGATAATCGGAATCATTACAATAACATTCTGTAATGCCCAAACCGACGATAGAATTGTAATTAACGACGATATTCAACTGGTACATCTTCAGGATTCGGTTTTTATGCATATTACCTGGGACGAACTGGAAAACTATGGCCGCTTTTCTTCCAATGGTTTGATCATTATCCGAAATGGTCATGCCCTGATGATCGACACTCCGATGGACAATGAGAAGACCGAAAAGCTTACAACATACCTACATGATTCGTTCTCTGCCAAACTGGAAAAAATTATCGTCGGCCATTTTCACGACGACTGCCTGGGCGGTCTCGCTTATCTTCAAAGTATTGGGGTGGAATCAATTGCAAATTCTATTACCATCGACAAATGCAAAGAATTGGGATTGCCGGTGCCGTCAATAGCTTTCACCGACTCGCTAAATTTTGATTTTTACGGCGAACCAATTGAATGCCGGTACTTTGGTGCCGGACATTCGTTTGACAATATTACGGTTTGGCTGCCCCGCGAAAAGATACTGTTTGGAGGCTGCCTGGTAAAAGCGGCCAATTCACTGAATCTTGGAAACCTCAGCGACGCGGTTGTAGAAGATTGGGATAAAACGGTTCAGCAAGTAAAAACCAAATATCCTGATGTTAAAATTGTAATTCCCGGACATGGCGCTTTTGGTGGGTCAGAGCTGTTAACTCACACGATTAATTTGGTTGTAAAGAAGAAAACTAAATGAACACCATTCTTTTAGTTTAATACACAAAACTACTGCCTCCCAAAAATTCCCGAAGTAATGATGTTGGCGGAATTTCTTCGTCGCTGATGGGTTTAAAATACGACAGGAACTCCAATAAACGAGTAGATTCCATGTACTCCGGCTGGTTTTCAAGCACCAACTTTAAAATCGGCTCGGCATATTTTTTTAAAACAGCCAGCTCGTAAATGGTTGCTGAGTTAAACATCACATCCGCATTTTCCTGGTAAGGGAAAATATTTTTCTCCTCGCCTTTACGCACCGATGGCCAGCGTTTAATGGTATCTGACGCCCGGTAGCCACGGTATTTGCAGTCGCGAATCATACGGCGTAACAAGCGGTTATCAGCCGTTGAAACATGCGTATGCTCATCCACCGAAATCTGCGTAAGCGCTGAGATAAATATCTTAAATGTATTCTGTTCCTTTACATCGGTTAACAGGCCGGGATTCATACCGTGAATTCCTTCCACGATTAAAATATCATCTCTATCGAGTTTTAGCGTCCTTCCGTTTGCCATACGTTTGCCACTATGGAAATCGAACTTTGGTAAACGCACTTCCTTTCCTTCAAAAAGCTCGATCAGCTGGTGATTAAAAAACTCGATATCGATGGCTTCCAGCGCCTCAAAATCGTATTCGCCGTGTTCATCTTTCGGCGTATGTTCGCGGTCAACAAAATAATCGTCGAGCGACACCTGGTACGGATGCATTCCGTTTACTGCCAGTTGCACGCCAAGACGTTTGCTAAATGTGGTTTTCCCGGATGCCGATGGTCCGGCAACCAGCACCACCTTGGTACCGTTTCCGCGCGCCGATATCTGGTTGGCAATCTCGGCGATCTTTTTCTCGTGCAACGCTTCCGATATTTTTATGATGTCGCCGCTGCGATTCTGTAATACAAAATCGTTCAAACTTCCGATGGTGGAAACGTTTAGAATCTCAGCCCAGTCTTTTTGCTCCTGGAAAATTTCGAACAGTTTATTATTGGAGACTACTTTATGCAACTTTTTGAAATGTTTTCGCCGGGGAATCTCCAACAACAAACCATCAAAATACGGCACCAAACCATAATTCGAAATGTAGCCGGTTGACGGCAAAAGGTTACCATAGAAATAATCGCCAAGCTCGTTCAGAAAATAAAGGTACGAGTACATACGCCCCTGCTGCTCGAACAGTTGTGCTTTATCTTCCAGCCCCTGTTTTGCCAGTAAATCAACGGCATGCGATGTGATAATACCTTTCTTTACAAAAGGAATATCGGCCTCGATAAGCGCATTCATTTCCTGTTTTATGGAAAAGATATCGGAGTCAGATATTTCGCGTTCCAATCCCTGCAATTCACAAAAATAGCCGTTGCTTATGCCATTTTGCACTTTGAATGCCACATGCGGAAAAACTTCCTTCACAGCAGCATACAATACAAAAATCAAGCTACGGATGTACATTCTCACACCGTCGGGATGCGTAAAATCGATAAATTCTATATGTTTGGGTTTTACCACACAAAACGACAACTCCTTAACCTGGTGATTTACAATAGCACCGCAAACCTGATTTTGAAGATTTATATTCAGATCTTTACTGATTTCAAGTAATGAAGTTCCCATCGGATAAGTATGGGAGGTATGTGTATTTCGGCAATAAATTTCAACGTTTTGCATAGCCACTGTTTGTCTGTTTCTATTGGTAAATGTATAAAAATGCCATGAGCAATTACAGTTGAGGCCAAAGTTTTTCGAACATAACAATCCTTCCCAAAAGAATGGAATTCAAGAAAAACACGAAATCACAAAGACACGAAGAAATCTTTGTAATAATTCCCAAAACTTTGTGATTTAGTGTTCTATGTGGCAAAATCAGAAAACAGATTCTACAATCCTAACTCCTGCTTCAAATATTTAGCGGTGTGCGATTTTTTATTTTTACAGACTTCTTCTGGCGTTCCGGCACACAGAATTTTACCACCGTGTTTTCCTCCTTCCGGCCCAATGTCGATAATGTGATCGGCAACTTTTATTACATCCATATTGTGTTCGATCACGATTACTGTATTTCCTTTTTCCACCAACTTATTCAGCACTTCAAGCAGTACACGTACATCCTCGAAATGCAAACCGGTAGTAGGTTCATCAAGAATGTAAATAGTTTTTCCGGTATCGCGTTTTGCCAGCTCGGCAGCCAATTTTACACGTTGTGATTCGCCACCCGAAAGTGTAGTGGACGACTGACCAAGCGTGATGTAGCCCAAACCAACATCCTGTAAAGTACTCAGTTTATTGGCAATGGATGGAATATGCTCGAAAAACTCCACACCCTGGTTGATAGTCATATTCAGCACATCACTGATGGATTTTCCTTTGTAGCGCACTTCAAGCGTTTCGCGGTTGTAGCGTTTGCCGTTACACTTATCGCAATGCACATACACATCGGGCAAAAAGTTCATTTCAATGAGCTTCAATCCTCCACCCTGACATTCTTCGCAGCGTCCGCCTTTTACATTAAACGAGAAACGACCGGGTTTATAACCACGGATTTTTGCTTCAGGCAACTGGGCAAACAAACTTCTGATATCGCCAAAAACATTGGTGTAAGTAACCGGATTTGAGCGCGGCGTGCGGCCAATCGGCGACTGGTCGACACGAATAACTTTGTCGATCAGCTCCAAACCTTCTACCCTTTTGTACGGCAGCGGATCTTTCAGTGATTTATAAAAATGCTGACTCAAAATGGGCTGCAACGTTTCGTTTATCAGTGTGGATTTTCCCGAGCCAGAAACACCGGTAACGCAAATAAATTTACCCAACGGAATTTCAACCGTTACATTGTTCAGGTTATTGCCGGAACAACCGGTGATTTTAAAAATTTCCGACTTCCCGTTTCTACGCACGGCAGGCACTTCAATTTGTTTTCTTTCGTTGAGGTAATCGGCTGTCAGCGATTTCGATTTCAGCACTTCCTGCGGCGTTCCGGCAGCCACTACTTCTCCTCCATGGCGACCGGCATGCGGTCCCATATCAATCAGGTGATCGGCATGTAACATGGTATCGCGGTCGTGTTCCACCACAATTACCGAGTTCCCCGAATCGCGCAGTTGCTCAAGTGCCTGAATCAATTTCAGATTATCGCGGTGGTGCAAACCAATACTTGGCTCATCGAGAATATAAAGCACGTTTACCAGTTGCGATCCAATTTGTGTAGCCAGACGAATACGCTGCGATTCGCCACCAGAAAGGCTTTGTGCGGTTCGGTCAAGTGCCAGGTAATTCAATCCCACTCCCAGCATAAAACCAAGTCGGTCGCGGATCTCTTTAATCACCTCGGCACCAATTTTTAACTGACGTTCCGTAATGCGATCTTCCAATCCATTGAGCCACTCGCCCAATTCGTCGAGATCCAGCTTTGCCAGTTCCGAAATGTTTTTTCCGTCGATCTTAAAATGCAGCGATTCATTTTTCAGTCGCATGCCTTTACACTCGGGACACTCGATAGTTTTCACAAACTGGTTGGCCCATTTTTGCGCGGTTTTCGATGTACTCTCTTCGCGCTGATTATCGATATATTTTATCACCCCGTCGTAACTCATCATGTAATTCATGCTGTTACCGAGCGGTGTATTTTTTAGCTGAATGCGATCGTTGGTACCAAACAACACTTCGTTCAGTCCTTCTTCTGGAATATCTTTCACAGGTGTTTTTAAAGAGAAACCGTGTTTCTCTCCCAACGCCTCGATCTGCCAGAAAATTAGCGTGTTTTTATAAGGACCTAGTGGTGCAATTCCACCTTTGTGAATGCTTTTATCTTTCTCGGGCATAATCTTGTCGAGATCAATCTCGGTAACGCGGCCAAGCCCGTTACATTTTGGACAAGCACCTTGCGGCGAGTTGAAAGAGAAATTATGCGGCGCCGGTTCGTTGTACGAAATTCCGGTAGTCGGACACATCAATAAACGGCTGTAATATTTAGCATCGTTGGTGTCGTGATCGAGGATCATCAAAATTCCGTGGCCATGTTTCATGGCTGTCTGCACACTGTCTTTCAGGCGTTTTGTACTGGCTTCGTCAACTACCAGCTTATCAATCAGAATCTCGACAAAGTGGTTTTTGTAGCGGTCAACTTTGTGGTTGTGCATCAGCTCTGTCAGCTCACCATCAATTCGTGCAGTCAGGAATCCTTTTCGACGAATCTGCTCAAACAGTTCGCGGTAATGTCCTTTACGCCCCTTTACTACAGGCGCCAAAATATTGATCCGTTTCCCGGAAAAATCACTTTTAATCAGGTTAATAATCTTTTCCTCGGTGTACTTCACCATTTTTTCGCCGGTGTTGTACGAAAAGGCTTCGCCGGCGCGGGCATACAACAAACGCAAAAAGTCGTAAATCTCTGTTACCGTTCCAACTGTCGATCGTGGATTTCGGGTAGTTACCTTCTGTTCAATGGAAATTACCGGACTCAAACCTGTGATCTTATCCACATCGGGGCGTTCCATGTTTCCCAAAAACGAGCGCGCATAAGCCGAAAATGTTTCGATGTAACGACGCTGCCCCTCGGCATAAATCGTGTCGAATGCCAATGATGATTTTCCACTTCCACTTAAGCCGGTTATAACGGTCAGTTTGTTGCGCGGAATATCAACATCAATATTTCGGAGGTTGTGCACACGGGCTCCCTGAACTATGATCTTCTCTTCCGATTCAAGTTCAGCCAGTTGCACTTCGGTATCTGTTTCAACTTTCTTTTTTGTCATTTTAAGCAATTTCGTGCTGCTGTCACTTCAGCATCACAATCAATACAAGTTTGGGGCGATGTAACTTTAGTAATCGGCTATTACAATTCCGGAATTTCGACCCAATATCTTTTCCTGCCCGAGTAGGTGAGTTCGTTCTCACGCAACCACGGATTAAAGTCTTTAAAAACTTTATAACTCAATCCTTGTTTTTGTGCGTAGTCGGCAAAATTGGATACCGAGCCTTTTATCTCCACTTTTTTGGTCGGAATTATTTGGTATTTATCCTCTTCGGGAATATAAAAATTATACTTCTCCGGATTTTCAAGTAACAATTTCAAGGCAACAATGCGGTACACATAACGAGCTGTTTCAGTGGTAATCAGCAGATCGTAATAATCATCTTCTTTTTGCCTCACAACCTGACGATTAATACCATTCATTCCGCGATTATAGGCTGCAGCCACCATTGTCCAGTTTCCAAATTTTTCGTAGGCTTTTTTTATGTATTCGCAGGCAACATGCGTAGCCTTTTCAATGTGGTAACGTTCGTCAACCTCGCTGTTTATTTCCAGACCGTAATCTTTTGCCGTTCCTTCCATCAATTGCCAGAAACCAGCTGCTCGTGCAGGTGATATGGCTCGCGGATTCAGACCACTTTCGGCTACTGCCAGGTATTTAAAATCATCAGGAATACCGTGTTCTTTAAGAATCGGCTCGATAATGGGGAAATAACGAGGCACCAATTTTATGTAACGAATGGTTTGCGAGTGAAAATAGGCATTGGAAAGCAGTTCGCGATCGAGTGCTTCTTTTACATAAAACCGATCGAGTGGCATTTTTTCTCCGGCAAAACTAACTGCAGCGGGCAACTCAACCGGCTCGTATTTTGCCACTTTATTCACCACTACTTCGGTACTCCCTGATTGCGCCGATACCAGAATAACCACCACCGCAGCAATGTTCATCATCACTAAAAACGGTGCTACAAATCTCCTCCAAATTTTCTTCTTCATCCGTCTATTCTTCCTTTTAACCTGAATTCTACTTTAAATATTCCATCTCAGAAATACAGAAATGTGCAAGATTTGAATTAAAAATATCGCATGAATAGCGAGCTATTTTCAGATATTTTTGGTTCGAAGATTGTGCATTTCTGTATTTTCCTTCGGATTTTATTAATTTTTGCATAAATCGCTTCAAATTTTCTTGCATTATCCCGATAGTCCTACAAAAATCAGAATCAATTTCTCCTAAAAATAAATTGAAACTGAGATAAAATTTAAAGTAGAACTCAGGTTATTATTTTCAAACAGCAAAAATACAATTTTGCCTTGATTAGCGATTGAATATTACCGATTTGTAGTTGAAAAACACCAATAAATTTACGTTGTTGTTTATAGTGTTTCATTTAGCTATCAGTAGGTTCTCAACTTCAATTAATCACTCAAACGGTATAACAATAAAAAGGCCCGACAGTTTGCCGAGCCTTAATATATCTTTCAGAGTTAGAGGACCCAAAGTGCCTTTACCTGTTAATCTTCGCGAAAAACAGGAATTTGGCTTACCTGGGTAATATTTTGCAAATCGGAATAATCGTACTGGTAAAAACCATCGTCGCCAATCATAAACAGGTAGCCGTTAAGCGGAATAACATCATAAGTATTGATGTTGTCAAAATGTGAGATCATGTGATCGTCGATGGCTGTTTTATCTTCGGCATCATATACTTTTAGCCCGGCATCGCCGTCGCAAACAAAAAGTATATCGCCATCGATTCCCAATCCGTACGGACCTTCCAACGGATACGACGCGATTAAATCGTTATTCACATAATCATCGTCCAACTGAAGAACATCGAGGCGGTTAACTGTACTTCCGCAGGTGGTCCCCCCACGTAAAGTAACATAAGCATAACCATCTGCAATCACCACCGGATCGCAGCTGGTAACGTGCCAGAAATCGCTTACATAAACCGGGTAAGTTGGTACTTCGATATTAAAAACGCGCATACCTGATTGTGTTCCCAAAAACATATGATCGTCGTAAATAAACATCGTTTCTACATTCCACCCTACGTTTTGCTCTCCGATTTCCGAAGGACTTTCCGGTACTTTTACATCGAAAACATGAAGGTTCGCCTCATCAACTGCGTATAAATAATCGTCGTACAAACCAAAACGTGCCATCGATCCGCCAACACCAAAAGTACTGGATTGTCCTCCGCCGTTACTCAAACCCGGAGCAGCATCAAACATGGCATCTTCGGCGTAGCCCCATCGGTAAATCGGGTAATAATGATATTCCATTTTCTGGCGCACCTTTTTTATTTCCCATCCGGTAACCACACCTTTTTCTTCCTCCACTTCGGCAAACCGATAATCTTCATCGGCAGGAGGCAAAGTGTAAGGCAATACGTCCTCAACACGGTCAACTTCGGCAGGGTTATTTATATCACTGACATCAATGGCCACCAGGTCGATATAACTGTCGGCATAAAGAATATCCTCTTTTATAGCAATATCAACATTTCCGGGGATTTCTATAAAGCCAATATTTTGCGGATCGGTCGGATTTTGATTGTCGATAATATGCACGCCTTCAAATTGCTCAACAATAAAAAGGTAGCCATCTTTAAAATAGATTTTACCCGGATTCACCAGGTCGCGCGAGTCGGCAAATTTAACTCCGGCACGCAAATCTTCATACGACAGGTAAACAGGCGAGTTGGCCGTAAACTCTTCGGTGTATTCGTCCATACACGCTGAAAAAGCCAGCGTAATAAACAGTAGCAGAAATATATTTTTGATTGTCTTCATTTTCTGTGTTTTTTTTAGTTGAGAATAATACCGATTTTAACGGTTACGCGGTTGTAGTCGATGTCGAGCGAGTAGTCGTTATTACCGTCGTAACTGAGGCGGTGAAACTGGTAACCAACGGCAAAGTTCATCCCAAAACTTTTGGAAAACATTTGCTGATATCCAACACCGGGATTAACG harbors:
- a CDS encoding zinc ribbon domain-containing protein; the encoded protein is MEKAILICQSCGMPMKNDPNRGGTNADKSLSEKYCSFCFQNGKFVDEGITLKEKIEKNIKIAVERLRIPENKAREMAEGILPKLERWK
- the bla gene encoding subclass B1 metallo-beta-lactamase, producing MNRKSISLLIIGIITITFCNAQTDDRIVINDDIQLVHLQDSVFMHITWDELENYGRFSSNGLIIIRNGHALMIDTPMDNEKTEKLTTYLHDSFSAKLEKIIVGHFHDDCLGGLAYLQSIGVESIANSITIDKCKELGLPVPSIAFTDSLNFDFYGEPIECRYFGAGHSFDNITVWLPREKILFGGCLVKAANSLNLGNLSDAVVEDWDKTVQQVKTKYPDVKIVIPGHGAFGGSELLTHTINLVVKKKTK
- a CDS encoding nucleoside kinase, with protein sequence MQNVEIYCRNTHTSHTYPMGTSLLEISKDLNINLQNQVCGAIVNHQVKELSFCVVKPKHIEFIDFTHPDGVRMYIRSLIFVLYAAVKEVFPHVAFKVQNGISNGYFCELQGLEREISDSDIFSIKQEMNALIEADIPFVKKGIITSHAVDLLAKQGLEDKAQLFEQQGRMYSYLYFLNELGDYFYGNLLPSTGYISNYGLVPYFDGLLLEIPRRKHFKKLHKVVSNNKLFEIFQEQKDWAEILNVSTIGSLNDFVLQNRSGDIIKISEALHEKKIAEIANQISARGNGTKVVLVAGPSASGKTTFSKRLGVQLAVNGMHPYQVSLDDYFVDREHTPKDEHGEYDFEALEAIDIEFFNHQLIELFEGKEVRLPKFDFHSGKRMANGRTLKLDRDDILIVEGIHGMNPGLLTDVKEQNTFKIFISALTQISVDEHTHVSTADNRLLRRMIRDCKYRGYRASDTIKRWPSVRKGEEKNIFPYQENADVMFNSATIYELAVLKKYAEPILKLVLENQPEYMESTRLLEFLSYFKPISDEEIPPTSLLREFLGGSSFVY
- the uvrA gene encoding excinuclease ABC subunit UvrA, giving the protein MTKKKVETDTEVQLAELESEEKIIVQGARVHNLRNIDVDIPRNKLTVITGLSGSGKSSLAFDTIYAEGQRRYIETFSAYARSFLGNMERPDVDKITGLSPVISIEQKVTTRNPRSTVGTVTEIYDFLRLLYARAGEAFSYNTGEKMVKYTEEKIINLIKSDFSGKRINILAPVVKGRKGHYRELFEQIRRKGFLTARIDGELTELMHNHKVDRYKNHFVEILIDKLVVDEASTKRLKDSVQTAMKHGHGILMILDHDTNDAKYYSRLLMCPTTGISYNEPAPHNFSFNSPQGACPKCNGLGRVTEIDLDKIMPEKDKSIHKGGIAPLGPYKNTLIFWQIEALGEKHGFSLKTPVKDIPEEGLNEVLFGTNDRIQLKNTPLGNSMNYMMSYDGVIKYIDNQREESTSKTAQKWANQFVKTIECPECKGMRLKNESLHFKIDGKNISELAKLDLDELGEWLNGLEDRITERQLKIGAEVIKEIRDRLGFMLGVGLNYLALDRTAQSLSGGESQRIRLATQIGSQLVNVLYILDEPSIGLHHRDNLKLIQALEQLRDSGNSVIVVEHDRDTMLHADHLIDMGPHAGRHGGEVVAAGTPQEVLKSKSLTADYLNERKQIEVPAVRRNGKSEIFKITGCSGNNLNNVTVEIPLGKFICVTGVSGSGKSTLINETLQPILSQHFYKSLKDPLPYKRVEGLELIDKVIRVDQSPIGRTPRSNPVTYTNVFGDIRSLFAQLPEAKIRGYKPGRFSFNVKGGRCEECQGGGLKLIEMNFLPDVYVHCDKCNGKRYNRETLEVRYKGKSISDVLNMTINQGVEFFEHIPSIANKLSTLQDVGLGYITLGQSSTTLSGGESQRVKLAAELAKRDTGKTIYILDEPTTGLHFEDVRVLLEVLNKLVEKGNTVIVIEHNMDVIKVADHIIDIGPEGGKHGGKILCAGTPEEVCKNKKSHTAKYLKQELGL
- a CDS encoding lytic transglycosylase domain-containing protein; this translates as MKKKIWRRFVAPFLVMMNIAAVVVILVSAQSGSTEVVVNKVAKYEPVELPAAVSFAGEKMPLDRFYVKEALDRELLSNAYFHSQTIRYIKLVPRYFPIIEPILKEHGIPDDFKYLAVAESGLNPRAISPARAAGFWQLMEGTAKDYGLEINSEVDERYHIEKATHVACEYIKKAYEKFGNWTMVAAAYNRGMNGINRQVVRQKEDDYYDLLITTETARYVYRIVALKLLLENPEKYNFYIPEEDKYQIIPTKKVEIKGSVSNFADYAQKQGLSYKVFKDFNPWLRENELTYSGRKRYWVEIPEL